One stretch of Tribolium castaneum strain GA2 chromosome 5, icTriCast1.1, whole genome shotgun sequence DNA includes these proteins:
- the LOC103314643 gene encoding uncharacterized protein LOC103314643 isoform X1: MDFSSENEIDAIASAAVSNLLPAKSRPQYEKTYLQFRQWCSMKKIDQVTENVLLAYLEEKSTTLKPPTLWALYAMLKATLNVKENIDTRKFPKLVPYLKSKSVGYRSKKSQILDKEDISKFINEADDKIYLLMKTVLILGISGALRREELVKMKLTDIEDKQSVLIVKVPDTKTHCERIFTVSNLENIEIVRKYRALRPPRATSDRLFLKYTNGKCVNQNVGINKIGEIPSLIAKWLNKDEPKKYTGHCFRRSSATLLANAGGDLISIKRHGGWRSSTVAESYIEDSLNNKIEIANKIQPSSSTEENKITQPSTSASFNGENNFHLQASSLRPLGINGGTFSSCTFNFHMSK, translated from the exons atggattttagcagcgaaaacgaaatagatgcaattgcaagcgcggcagtgtcgaatcttttgcctgctaaatcaagaccgcagtacgaaaaaacgtatcttcagtttcggcagtggtgttctatgaaaaagattgatcaagtaacggaaaatgttttgttggcgtatttggaagaaaagtctaccaccttaaagccaccaacactctgggccctttatgcgatgttgaaaGCCACCTTAAACGTTAAAGAGAATATCGATACACGTAAGTTTCCGAAGTTAGTGCCCTACCTGAAAAGCAAAAGCGTAGGTTACAGAAGCAAGAAGTcgcaaattttagacaaagaagacattagcaagtttattaatgaagcagatgacaagatatatttactgatgaag actgTGCTAATTTTGGGTATATCGGGAGCCCTTCGACGTGaagaattagttaaaatgaagctaactgacatagaagataaacagtctgtcttaattgtgaaggtgcctgatacaaaaacccactgcgaacgaatatttactgtttcaaatttagaaaatatagaaattgtcagaaaatatAGAGCTTTGCGGCCTCCACGGGCGACTAGTgaccgtttatttttaaagtataccaacggaaaatgtgtgaatcaaaatgttggaattaacaaaatcggagagataccaagtttgattgcaaagtggcttaacaaagacgaacctaaaaaatatactggtCACTGCTTCAGAAGAAGCTCTGCCACTCTTTTGGCGAATGCTGGAGGTgatctaatttcaattaaacgtcATGGGGGCTGGAGAAGCAGCACAGTGGCAGAAAGTTACATCGAGGactctttgaataataaaattgaaattgccaataaaattcaaccttcttcctccacagaagaaaacaaaatcactcAACCTTCTACATCGGCTTCTTTTAATGGCGAAAATAACTTTCATTTACAAGCGTCTTCACTCAGGCCTCTGGGGATAAACGGGGGCACGTTTTCGTcatgcacatttaattttcatatgtcaaagtaa
- the LOC103314643 gene encoding uncharacterized protein LOC103314643 isoform X2, whose translation MDFSSENEIDAIASAAVSNLLPAKSRPQYEKTYLQFRQWCSMKKIDQVTENVLLAYLEEKSTTLKPPTLWALYAMLKATLNVKENIDTRYRSKKSQILDKEDISKFINEADDKIYLLMKTVLILGISGALRREELVKMKLTDIEDKQSVLIVKVPDTKTHCERIFTVSNLENIEIVRKYRALRPPRATSDRLFLKYTNGKCVNQNVGINKIGEIPSLIAKWLNKDEPKKYTGHCFRRSSATLLANAGGDLISIKRHGGWRSSTVAESYIEDSLNNKIEIANKIQPSSSTEENKITQPSTSASFNGENNFHLQASSLRPLGINGGTFSSCTFNFHMSK comes from the exons atggattttagcagcgaaaacgaaatagatgcaattgcaagcgcggcagtgtcgaatcttttgcctgctaaatcaagaccgcagtacgaaaaaacgtatcttcagtttcggcagtggtgttctatgaaaaagattgatcaagtaacggaaaatgttttgttggcgtatttggaagaaaagtctaccaccttaaagccaccaacactctgggccctttatgcgatgttgaaaGCCACCTTAAACGTTAAAGAGAATATCGATACAC GTTACAGAAGCAAGAAGTcgcaaattttagacaaagaagacattagcaagtttattaatgaagcagatgacaagatatatttactgatgaag actgTGCTAATTTTGGGTATATCGGGAGCCCTTCGACGTGaagaattagttaaaatgaagctaactgacatagaagataaacagtctgtcttaattgtgaaggtgcctgatacaaaaacccactgcgaacgaatatttactgtttcaaatttagaaaatatagaaattgtcagaaaatatAGAGCTTTGCGGCCTCCACGGGCGACTAGTgaccgtttatttttaaagtataccaacggaaaatgtgtgaatcaaaatgttggaattaacaaaatcggagagataccaagtttgattgcaaagtggcttaacaaagacgaacctaaaaaatatactggtCACTGCTTCAGAAGAAGCTCTGCCACTCTTTTGGCGAATGCTGGAGGTgatctaatttcaattaaacgtcATGGGGGCTGGAGAAGCAGCACAGTGGCAGAAAGTTACATCGAGGactctttgaataataaaattgaaattgccaataaaattcaaccttcttcctccacagaagaaaacaaaatcactcAACCTTCTACATCGGCTTCTTTTAATGGCGAAAATAACTTTCATTTACAAGCGTCTTCACTCAGGCCTCTGGGGATAAACGGGGGCACGTTTTCGTcatgcacatttaattttcatatgtcaaagtaa